A section of the Candidatus Bathyarchaeota archaeon genome encodes:
- a CDS encoding DUF1670 domain-containing protein — protein sequence MDKIKSEQGYGVQRLQSKDARSAIVQRLAVDFNLTPIIAEAFYQQFSMYYQEHANVSLSSGEIAYEAVSAEEPAGKHIRLTKKVTVRLKLIDFNSDLQALAEYGLAGLRQHRLARLTRQAYDQGALLSYEDLAMILTTSPATVRRDVSALNHNGMFVITRGAKLDMGPGLSHKTTIIDYYFKGYSFTEIERITNHSEVSVKRYLADFVQVAALYKQQFTANQIRLIAQKSDRLVREYIELYKTYSTKDNERMDDLLTPQLPHQAEEKKSAQLRSGGKGND from the coding sequence ATGGACAAGATTAAGTCAGAGCAAGGATATGGCGTGCAGCGGCTGCAGTCAAAGGACGCTCGCAGTGCCATTGTACAACGTTTGGCAGTTGACTTCAATTTAACTCCCATCATTGCTGAAGCTTTTTATCAGCAGTTTTCCATGTATTACCAAGAGCATGCAAATGTGTCGCTCTCCAGCGGGGAAATTGCCTATGAAGCAGTTTCCGCAGAAGAACCTGCTGGAAAACACATTCGGCTCACCAAAAAAGTTACCGTCAGATTGAAACTTATCGATTTCAATTCTGACCTACAAGCCTTGGCCGAGTACGGCCTGGCCGGATTAAGACAACATCGTCTGGCCCGCTTAACTCGTCAAGCTTATGATCAAGGCGCACTGCTCAGTTATGAAGATCTGGCCATGATTTTAACCACCAGCCCGGCAACTGTCCGCAGAGACGTATCTGCTCTCAACCACAACGGCATGTTCGTCATCACGCGTGGTGCAAAGCTGGACATGGGTCCGGGACTATCCCACAAAACCACGATCATCGACTATTACTTCAAGGGTTACAGCTTCACAGAAATCGAACGCATTACAAATCATAGCGAAGTAAGCGTCAAGCGTTATCTTGCTGACTTTGTTCAGGTAGCCGCACTTTACAAGCAGCAGTTTACTGCAAACCAAATCCGGCTGATTGCCCAGAAATCGGATCGACTAGTTAGAGAGTATATTGAGCTCTATAAAACCTATTCAACTAAAGACAATGAGCGCATGGATGACTTGCTCACACCTCAGCTACCTCATCAGGCCGAGGAAAAAAAAAGCGCTCAACTTCGATCCGGAGGTAAAGGAAATGATTAA